The Candidatus Dormiibacterota bacterium genome has a segment encoding these proteins:
- the pyrE gene encoding orotate phosphoribosyltransferase, producing MTGEALRAELQALLHRRSFRYGDFLLSSGRRSDFYFDGKQVTLEGRGLYLASRLILDRCRELEVSAVGGLTLGADPIAAGVVALSGTDPIPLRAFIVRKETKQHGTGRAIEGPSLGPHDRCLLVDDVVTTGAGFLTALEQVRGTGAEVVEALALVDREEGGEAALSAAGLPLHALFRRSEFPAPAGA from the coding sequence GTGACCGGCGAGGCGCTCCGGGCCGAGCTCCAGGCGCTGCTCCACCGCCGGTCCTTCCGCTACGGCGACTTCCTGCTCAGCAGCGGCCGCCGCAGCGACTTCTACTTCGACGGCAAGCAGGTGACCCTGGAGGGCCGGGGGCTCTACCTCGCCTCCCGCCTCATCCTCGACCGCTGCCGCGAGCTCGAGGTGAGCGCGGTGGGCGGCCTCACCCTGGGCGCCGACCCGATCGCCGCCGGGGTGGTGGCGCTGAGCGGCACCGACCCGATCCCGCTGCGCGCCTTCATCGTCCGCAAGGAGACCAAGCAGCACGGCACCGGCCGGGCGATCGAGGGCCCCTCGCTCGGCCCCCACGACCGCTGCCTGCTGGTCGACGACGTGGTCACCACCGGCGCCGGCTTCCTCACCGCCCTGGAGCAGGTGCGCGGCACCGGCGCCGAGGTGGTCGAGGCGCTCGCCCTCGTCGACCGCGAGGAGGGTGGCGAGGCCGCGCTCAGCGCCGCCGGCCTGCCCCTCCACGCCCTCTTCCGGCGCAGCGAGTTCCCCGCCCCCGCCGGCGCCTGA